TCTATATTGCCCCAACCTGATCACAGCGACTCAACTAACTGGGAAGAAGAACTAGATCACGCAATTTTCACCTTTGAAGATATTCAAGCGGAACTTAACTATACACAAGCAAAAACAGCACTGCGAAATTTAGTTAACAATCTTGACCTTACCTCCCAGGAAAAATCCGGCTTGGAAGCAGAAATTGCCGACTTAGAAACCATGCTGGGGAAACTAGAAAGTATGGTAGTGCAGATTGCTGCTTTTGGGATGGTGGGACGTGGCAAGTCTTCCCTACTCAATGCTTTGGTGGGTCAACCAGTGTTTGAAACAGGCCCCTTACATGGTGTTACCCGTGCAGAACAAAAGGTGAATTGGAGTATTAGTGAAGAAGCGATAGGTACTTTAAAAGTGACTTTACCTGCAACTGGTCAATCTCAGGTGGAATTAGTTGACACTCCGGGATTAGATGAAGTTGATGGGGAAACCCGCGCAGCATTAGCCGAACAGGTAGCAAAACAAGCTGATTTAATTTTGTTTGTGATTTCTGGTGATATGACCAAAATTGAACAAGGGGCGCTTTCGCAGTTGCGAGAAGTAGGTAAACCGATCATTTTGGTGTTTAACAAAGTTGACCAGTATCCAGAAACTGACCGGGTAGCAATTTACGAGAAAATCCGAGATGACAGAGTACGAGAGTTACTTTCACCTGAAGAAATTGTCATGTCTGCGGCTTCACCTTTGGTAAAAACTGCGGTGATTCGTGCTGATGGTAGTAGAGGTATACAGTTGCGTCAGGGTCAAGCGCAAGTGGATGAGCTAAAACTAAAAATTTTAGAAATTCTCCAACGTGAAGGTAAGGCTTTAGTGGCGCTAAACTCCATGCTTTATGCTGACACAGTTAATGAGCAAGTTGTCCAGCGCAAACTGATGATTCGGGAACAAAACGCCAATCAGTTGATTTGGAAAGCTGTGATGACCAAAGCTGTAGCGATCGCACTCAATCCCATTACTGTAGTCGATATACTCAGTAGTGTGGTCATTGATATTGCTTTGATTTTAGGTTT
The genomic region above belongs to Anabaena sphaerica FACHB-251 and contains:
- a CDS encoding GTP-binding protein, producing the protein MTSILPQPDHSDSTNWEEELDHAIFTFEDIQAELNYTQAKTALRNLVNNLDLTSQEKSGLEAEIADLETMLGKLESMVVQIAAFGMVGRGKSSLLNALVGQPVFETGPLHGVTRAEQKVNWSISEEAIGTLKVTLPATGQSQVELVDTPGLDEVDGETRAALAEQVAKQADLILFVISGDMTKIEQGALSQLREVGKPIILVFNKVDQYPETDRVAIYEKIRDDRVRELLSPEEIVMSAASPLVKTAVIRADGSRGIQLRQGQAQVDELKLKILEILQREGKALVALNSMLYADTVNEQVVQRKLMIREQNANQLIWKAVMTKAVAIALNPITVVDILSSVVIDIALILGLSQLYGIPMTESGAVQLLQKIALSMGGIGASELLANLGLSGLKTLLGISASATAGVALGPYLSVAITQAGVAGVSSYGIGQVTKAYLANGATWGPEGPKAVVSQILSTLDETSILNRIKDELLTKVKVRKMSN